The Synechocystis sp. PCC 7509 genome includes a window with the following:
- a CDS encoding YtxH domain-containing protein codes for MSNNRSGTFIGGVLLGAAVGTITGLLMAPRTGKETRQFLKKSADALPELAEDLSTSVQIQADRLSESALRNWDGTLERLRDAISAGVEASQKESQILKGNEVTPEPPMLDRL; via the coding sequence ATGTCTAACAACCGTTCGGGAACATTTATTGGCGGCGTATTGCTAGGTGCAGCAGTCGGAACTATCACAGGTTTACTAATGGCTCCTCGCACAGGTAAGGAAACTCGTCAATTTTTAAAAAAATCCGCCGATGCGTTGCCAGAATTAGCCGAAGATTTGTCCACCAGCGTCCAAATTCAGGCAGATCGTCTTTCTGAATCCGCGTTGCGTAATTGGGATGGCACTTTAGAACGTCTGCGCGATGCCATTTCTGCGGGTGTGGAAGCCAGCCAAAAAGAAAGTCAAATTTTGAAGGGCAACGAAGTTACGCCCGAACCACCTATGCTAGATCGCCTGTAG
- a CDS encoding HlyD family efflux transporter periplasmic adaptor subunit: protein MSSTIEQPIEKVESLKPKNRWKIGLAVVASAIVGAVAFKALQPQATTTPVVIPTPVIESAIALGRLEPQGEVIKVSAPSSAQGTGARVEKVLVKVGQLVMAGQILAILDNRDRTAADLDAVKQQVEVARANLAKVKAGAQIGEIQAQQATIARLQAQLSGENKANDATIARLQAELQGQNETLQATVARTEAERRNAQSDLQRYQDLYSSGAISAQELEQRRLSAVTTTEQVNESQATRRERVGILQQQLIEARANKERVIATLIQQINEAKATLNKITEVRPVDVQIAQAEVNSAISGVKQVQAQLALTYVTAPQTGEIMKIHSKPGENISNEGIVEMGRTDSMVVVAEVLEEDISKIRLGQKATVTSDNRAFNGEIKGTVTEIGRLVGKQDVIDSDPSADVDARVVEVKINLESQSSRKVSGLTNAKVVVAINI from the coding sequence ATGTCTAGCACGATCGAACAACCAATCGAAAAAGTAGAGTCTTTAAAGCCCAAAAATCGCTGGAAGATAGGTTTAGCTGTCGTCGCTAGTGCGATCGTTGGTGCAGTGGCTTTTAAAGCATTGCAGCCACAAGCTACTACAACCCCTGTAGTTATCCCTACTCCTGTAATTGAATCGGCGATCGCTTTAGGACGACTGGAGCCTCAAGGAGAAGTAATTAAGGTGTCTGCTCCAAGCTCGGCTCAAGGTACGGGAGCTAGGGTTGAAAAAGTATTAGTCAAAGTTGGGCAATTAGTTATGGCTGGACAAATACTGGCAATTTTAGACAATCGCGATCGCACGGCGGCGGATTTAGACGCAGTCAAACAACAAGTAGAAGTTGCCCGTGCTAATCTAGCCAAAGTCAAAGCTGGGGCGCAAATAGGCGAAATCCAAGCACAGCAAGCAACCATCGCGCGTTTGCAAGCTCAATTGAGTGGTGAAAATAAAGCCAATGATGCTACAATTGCCCGTTTGCAAGCTGAACTACAAGGGCAAAATGAAACTCTCCAAGCCACAGTAGCGCGTACCGAAGCTGAACGACGTAATGCTCAAAGCGATCTGCAACGCTATCAAGATTTATATAGTAGTGGGGCGATTTCTGCTCAAGAATTAGAACAAAGACGATTGAGTGCAGTAACTACTACTGAACAAGTCAATGAAAGTCAAGCTACCCGTCGTGAAAGAGTCGGAATCCTTCAGCAGCAGCTAATTGAAGCTAGAGCAAATAAAGAGCGAGTCATTGCTACTTTAATTCAGCAAATTAATGAAGCAAAAGCCACTCTAAATAAAATTACCGAAGTTCGCCCGGTAGATGTGCAAATAGCCCAAGCAGAAGTTAATAGCGCAATTTCTGGTGTTAAGCAAGTTCAAGCTCAATTAGCATTGACTTATGTTACCGCGCCCCAAACTGGGGAAATTATGAAAATCCATAGTAAGCCCGGAGAAAATATTAGTAATGAGGGCATTGTGGAAATGGGTAGAACTGATTCAATGGTAGTAGTAGCTGAAGTCCTGGAGGAAGATATTAGTAAAATTCGTCTCGGACAAAAAGCAACTGTTACTAGCGATAATCGGGCTTTTAATGGCGAAATTAAGGGGACGGTAACAGAAATTGGTAGGCTAGTTGGCAAGCAAGATGTAATTGATAGTGATCCATCGGCAGATGTAGATGCTAGAGTTGTTGAAGTTAAAATTAATCTCGAATCTCAATCTAGTCGGAAAGTTTCTGGTTTGACTAATGCCAAGGTTGTTGTCGCAATTAATATTTAA
- a CDS encoding sirohydrochlorin chelatase, whose protein sequence is MTAINTTNLEHSPPPLELPPLPLHRPLLTIGHGTKDDCGRQSFLDFTAAYQALDISRPVLPCFLELTEPTIQQGVDFCVERGYTELSVLPILLFAARHNKFDVTNELDRARIRHPQVKFHYGRHFGINPGIVELWKSRLAELDAMDKSDRADTVLLFVGRGASDPDANGDLYKLARILWEGSGYSTVEICFIGITHPRLEEGFRRARLYNPKRIIVLPYFLFTGVLVKKIFDLTFAQQEQHPEIKIDCLPEMGLHPQLFSVLREREIETQLGQVQMNCEMCKFRLAAGVNNSDGHGHHHHHHDHSHPVPDPYADIAQYHQRIWQTP, encoded by the coding sequence ATGACTGCTATAAACACAACAAACTTAGAACATTCTCCGCCACCTCTAGAATTACCACCGTTACCGCTCCATCGTCCCTTACTGACAATTGGTCATGGCACTAAAGACGACTGCGGACGGCAAAGCTTTTTAGATTTTACGGCGGCTTATCAAGCCTTAGATATTTCTAGACCGGTACTGCCTTGTTTTTTGGAACTAACAGAACCAACAATTCAACAAGGGGTAGATTTTTGTGTAGAAAGAGGTTATACCGAACTATCTGTATTGCCTATTTTGTTATTTGCAGCTAGGCATAACAAATTTGATGTTACTAACGAATTAGATAGAGCGAGAATTCGGCATCCCCAAGTAAAGTTTCATTATGGGCGGCATTTTGGCATCAATCCGGGGATTGTGGAGTTATGGAAATCGCGGCTGGCGGAACTTGATGCTATGGATAAAAGCGATCGCGCGGATACAGTATTATTATTTGTTGGACGTGGTGCTAGTGACCCCGATGCCAACGGCGACTTGTACAAACTAGCCCGGATTCTTTGGGAAGGTAGCGGTTATTCCACCGTCGAAATCTGTTTTATCGGCATTACCCACCCTCGCCTAGAAGAAGGATTTCGCCGCGCTCGACTTTACAACCCCAAAAGAATTATTGTTTTGCCCTACTTTTTATTTACAGGGGTATTAGTCAAAAAGATTTTTGATCTTACTTTTGCCCAACAGGAGCAACACCCAGAAATAAAAATTGATTGTTTGCCAGAAATGGGCTTGCATCCGCAGTTATTTTCTGTGTTGCGAGAGCGAGAAATTGAAACTCAATTAGGTCAAGTGCAGATGAACTGTGAAATGTGCAAATTTCGTCTAGCGGCGGGAGTAAACAACTCTGACGGTCATGGACACCATCATCACCATCATGACCACAGCCACCCAGTCCCCGATCCTTATGCAGATATAGCTCAATATCATCAAAGAATCTGGCAAACACCGTAA
- the map gene encoding type I methionyl aminopeptidase — protein MGSETIVLLSHREIEKMRRAGQLAAELLDYLEPMVKPGVSTLQLNDAAEKWTQAHNAKSAPLGYHGFPKSICTSVNEVICHGIPNAKQILADGDIINIDVTPILDGYYGDTSKTFFVGTPSPIAKKLVEVTKECLRRGIMEVKPDARIGDIGAAIQEYAEAEGFSVVREFVGHGVSNIFHTAPQVPHYGTRGKGKRLRAGMVFTIEPMINEGTWESEVQSDKWTALTRDRLLSAQFEHTIAVTNDGVEVLTLRPGETYL, from the coding sequence ATGGGTAGCGAAACAATCGTTCTTTTGTCTCATCGAGAAATTGAAAAAATGCGCCGCGCGGGACAACTAGCGGCAGAATTATTAGACTATTTAGAACCGATGGTAAAGCCAGGAGTCAGCACTTTACAACTAAATGATGCGGCGGAAAAGTGGACGCAAGCGCACAATGCCAAAAGCGCACCGCTTGGTTATCATGGTTTTCCTAAATCTATTTGTACTAGCGTCAATGAAGTTATTTGTCACGGCATCCCCAATGCTAAACAAATTCTTGCTGATGGTGACATTATTAATATAGATGTAACCCCGATTTTAGATGGTTATTATGGGGATACTTCTAAAACTTTCTTTGTTGGTACGCCTTCACCTATAGCAAAAAAGCTCGTTGAAGTAACTAAAGAATGTCTGCGTCGGGGAATTATGGAAGTTAAGCCCGATGCGCGGATTGGAGATATTGGCGCAGCGATTCAAGAATATGCTGAAGCTGAAGGTTTTTCGGTGGTGCGCGAATTTGTTGGACACGGTGTTAGTAATATTTTTCATACTGCGCCTCAAGTGCCTCATTATGGCACGAGAGGAAAAGGCAAAAGGTTGAGAGCGGGGATGGTATTTACTATTGAGCCGATGATTAATGAAGGAACTTGGGAATCGGAAGTACAAAGCGACAAATGGACGGCGCTGACACGCGATCGCCTCTTATCGGCACAGTTTGAGCATACAATCGCTGTAACCAATGATGGCGTAGAAGTTCTGACTTTGCGCCCTGGGGAAACTTATTTGTAA
- a CDS encoding WGxxGxxG-CTERM domain-containing protein has translation MKSSSLSKNVWASAVIFGFATLLVMPVSAQDSPSTGSTTGTTTTTPSTGSTTGITETTPSTGSTTGITETTETTSPSTTGTATTTPSTGTTGTTTTPSTGSTGITETTETTSPSTTGTTTTTPSTGSTTGSPTTGTTTIPGTSSTTTDTTTTTTTPGGSTTESVPSTTTGTDTNTGAATTYQQTSPTASSDRSFDWGWLGLLGLIGLAGRLAKHQTTTVYSDPYQTTGSKH, from the coding sequence ATGAAGTCTTCTAGTCTATCTAAAAATGTCTGGGCAAGTGCTGTTATTTTTGGTTTTGCTACTTTGCTAGTAATGCCTGTTTCTGCTCAAGATAGCCCCAGTACAGGTAGCACGACCGGAACTACTACCACCACCCCCAGTACAGGTAGCACGACCGGAATCACTGAAACCACTCCCAGTACAGGTAGCACGACCGGAATCACTGAAACCACCGAAACCACAAGCCCCAGCACGACCGGAACCGCCACTACAACCCCCAGTACAGGCACGACCGGAACTACTACAACCCCCAGTACAGGTAGTACCGGAATCACTGAAACCACCGAAACCACAAGCCCCAGCACGACCGGAACCACTACCACAACCCCCAGTACAGGTAGCACAACCGGAAGTCCTACAACAGGGACAACGACGATACCTGGAACAAGTAGTACTACGACAGATACAACAACTACAACGACGACTCCTGGAGGTAGTACGACTGAAAGCGTACCAAGCACTACAACGGGTACAGACACAAATACTGGAGCAGCCACTACTTATCAACAAACTAGCCCGACAGCAAGTAGCGATCGCAGTTTTGACTGGGGGTGGTTGGGATTGTTAGGTTTAATTGGTTTAGCTGGTAGGCTTGCTAAACATCAAACAACTACTGTTTATAGCGATCCTTATCAGACAACTGGATCTAAACACTAA
- a CDS encoding DUF3368 domain-containing protein, which yields MIVISDTSAITNLAAIDYLQLLAQLYNQVTIPEAVYRELADIDPPVPGTLEVQTANWLKVKQVVDREFVERLIDEVRLDPGESEAIALALEINADLLLIDERRGRAEADRLGVKITGLLGILVEAKQKNLIVAVKPLMDALIATSQFRVSSALYNQILNIVDEN from the coding sequence GTGATTGTCATTAGCGATACATCAGCAATTACAAACTTGGCAGCAATTGATTATTTACAACTTCTGGCTCAACTCTACAATCAAGTCACAATTCCTGAAGCCGTGTATCGTGAACTCGCGGATATCGATCCTCCAGTTCCAGGGACTTTAGAAGTCCAAACGGCTAATTGGCTAAAGGTTAAACAAGTCGTTGATCGTGAATTTGTTGAACGTTTAATTGATGAAGTAAGGCTAGATCCGGGAGAATCTGAAGCGATCGCACTTGCCTTAGAAATTAACGCAGATTTATTATTAATTGATGAACGTCGTGGTAGAGCCGAAGCTGACCGTTTAGGAGTCAAGATTACTGGATTATTAGGTATTTTAGTTGAAGCCAAACAGAAAAATTTGATTGTTGCCGTAAAACCTTTGATGGATGCCTTAATTGCTACGTCGCAGTTTAGAGTATCTTCAGCCTTGTACAACCAGATTCTAAATATAGTGGACGAAAATTAA
- the mutL gene encoding DNA mismatch repair endonuclease MutL, which translates to MTFGIQTLPIEVVHLIAAGEVIDSLAAVVRELVENAIDAGATRIVISVWAQQWRVRVSDNGCGMKLEDLKQAATAHSTSKIRNCEDLWQINSLGFRGEALHSLAQLADLEVLSRGQTSDEAWRVTYCPQGEPIEIETVAIAPGTVVTVDNLFGTWWERREGLPTLAQQTKAIQTTIGQIALCHPQITWVVWLDDRQWFALSPGVGTQQLLPQIVRQLRVGDLQQLKVEVPQLGVENLGLLQLVLGLPDRCHRHRPDWVKVAVNGRMVKLPEIEQIILATTAKTLPRDRYPVCFLHLKISPNQVNWNRHPAKTEIYLNNLTHWQEQVSQAIEQVLRLNSDTLGEQVNNARVGKVIKAAEAQGTYGVKPVPQIEASFSLKAVSQVHNTYIMVEHPGGLWLVEQHIAHERVLYDQLLTNWKLVKLETPAILNNLSTVQTLQLERIGLEIEPFGDNVWAVRNAPALLVEREDCAEALLELSLGGDLQTAQVAVACRSAIRNGTTLSLEQMQTLLDQWQRTRNPRTCPHGRPIYLSLEETALSRFFRRHWVVGKSHGI; encoded by the coding sequence ATGACTTTTGGGATTCAAACTTTACCTATAGAAGTTGTACACCTAATCGCTGCTGGAGAAGTAATTGACTCATTGGCGGCGGTGGTGCGCGAACTTGTTGAAAACGCTATAGATGCGGGTGCAACGCGGATTGTCATCTCTGTATGGGCGCAACAGTGGCGGGTGCGGGTATCTGATAACGGTTGTGGAATGAAGCTTGAAGATTTGAAGCAAGCAGCAACCGCTCATAGCACTAGCAAAATCCGCAACTGCGAAGACTTGTGGCAAATTAATAGTTTGGGCTTTCGCGGAGAAGCTTTGCATAGTTTGGCGCAACTGGCTGATTTAGAAGTTCTCAGTCGCGGACAAACCAGCGATGAAGCTTGGCGAGTTACTTATTGTCCCCAAGGAGAACCCATAGAAATAGAAACAGTGGCGATCGCACCGGGTACAGTAGTTACAGTAGACAATCTATTTGGTACGTGGTGGGAACGTCGGGAAGGGTTGCCGACTTTAGCGCAACAAACAAAGGCAATTCAAACAACTATCGGACAAATTGCTTTATGTCATCCTCAAATAACTTGGGTAGTGTGGCTAGATGACCGTCAGTGGTTTGCGCTGAGTCCTGGGGTAGGTACACAACAGCTATTACCGCAAATTGTTCGTCAATTGCGAGTAGGTGACTTGCAGCAGTTAAAAGTTGAAGTGCCGCAACTGGGAGTAGAAAATCTGGGGCTTTTGCAATTGGTACTAGGTTTACCCGATAGATGTCATCGCCATCGCCCAGATTGGGTAAAAGTGGCTGTAAATGGGCGAATGGTGAAGTTGCCGGAAATAGAGCAAATTATTTTAGCTACCACTGCAAAGACCTTACCACGCGATCGCTATCCAGTTTGTTTTTTGCACCTCAAAATCAGTCCCAATCAAGTTAATTGGAATCGTCACCCCGCTAAAACCGAAATTTACTTAAATAATCTTACTCATTGGCAAGAACAAGTTAGCCAAGCCATCGAGCAAGTTTTGCGCCTCAATAGCGATACTTTGGGCGAACAAGTAAATAATGCACGGGTAGGGAAAGTAATTAAAGCCGCCGAAGCCCAAGGTACTTATGGCGTGAAGCCAGTACCACAAATAGAAGCAAGTTTTAGTTTAAAAGCGGTTTCTCAAGTCCACAATACCTACATTATGGTGGAGCATCCGGGGGGCTTGTGGCTGGTAGAACAACACATTGCTCACGAGCGGGTTTTGTACGACCAATTGCTGACCAACTGGAAGTTAGTAAAATTAGAAACGCCAGCTATTCTCAACAATTTATCGACAGTGCAAACTCTGCAATTAGAACGAATTGGATTAGAAATAGAGCCTTTTGGTGATAATGTGTGGGCAGTTCGTAACGCACCAGCACTATTAGTAGAGCGTGAAGACTGCGCTGAGGCACTTTTAGAGCTTAGTTTGGGTGGAGATTTACAAACGGCGCAAGTTGCTGTAGCCTGTCGCAGTGCAATCCGCAATGGTACAACCTTAAGTTTAGAGCAAATGCAGACTCTTTTAGACCAATGGCAAAGAACTCGTAACCCCCGAACTTGTCCGCACGGTCGCCCAATTTACCTATCGTTAGAAGAAACAGCTTTATCGCGCTTTTTTCGCCGTCATTGGGTAGTTGGCAAAAGTCACGGGATTTGA
- a CDS encoding DevA family ABC transporter ATP-binding protein, protein MVEPVIAIENLNHYYGKGNIKKQVLFDINLSINAGEIVIMTGPSGSGKTTLLSLIGCLRSVQEGNLTLLDRQLNGANEDKLVQMRRQIGYIFQAHNLLGFLSARQNVQMSIELNDRISKQQAEAKSTEMLQAVGLGERINYYPDNLSGGQKQRIAIARALVNHPKLVLADEPTAALDKKSGRDVVEIMQRLAKEQGSTILMVTHDNRILDIADRIVDMEDGYLTRNADLSAASS, encoded by the coding sequence ATGGTAGAACCTGTAATTGCAATTGAAAATCTTAATCATTATTACGGCAAAGGCAACATCAAAAAACAAGTTTTATTTGACATTAATCTCAGCATAAATGCTGGAGAAATTGTCATTATGACTGGCCCTTCGGGTTCCGGGAAGACTACACTACTAAGCTTGATTGGTTGCTTGCGTTCAGTTCAAGAGGGAAATTTAACACTTCTAGATCGGCAATTGAACGGCGCTAATGAAGATAAATTAGTGCAAATGCGGCGACAAATTGGCTATATTTTTCAAGCTCATAATTTACTAGGATTTTTGAGTGCTAGGCAAAATGTCCAAATGTCAATCGAACTAAACGATCGCATTTCTAAGCAACAAGCTGAAGCAAAATCTACAGAAATGCTGCAAGCGGTGGGCTTGGGAGAACGCATCAACTACTATCCAGACAACCTTTCGGGCGGACAAAAACAACGCATTGCGATCGCGCGTGCTTTGGTAAATCATCCCAAACTTGTTCTAGCAGACGAGCCTACCGCCGCTTTAGACAAAAAATCTGGACGCGATGTCGTAGAAATTATGCAGCGCCTCGCCAAAGAGCAAGGCTCAACTATTTTGATGGTGACTCACGACAACCGCATTCTCGATATAGCCGATCGCATTGTCGATATGGAAGATGGTTATTTGACTCGCAATGCTGATCTTAGTGCGGCTTCTAGCTAA
- the rpsN gene encoding 30S ribosomal protein S14, whose product MAKKNMIEREKKRTRTVEKYAEKRQALLEQFQNAPNQREKLAIHRQIQQLPRDSSRTRHRNRCWVTGRSRGVYSDFGLSRNVFREWAHQGLLPGVVKSSW is encoded by the coding sequence ATGGCTAAAAAGAACATGATCGAGCGCGAGAAAAAGCGCACTAGAACCGTAGAAAAGTATGCTGAAAAGCGACAAGCATTATTAGAACAGTTCCAAAATGCCCCCAACCAACGGGAAAAACTAGCTATCCACAGACAAATTCAGCAGTTACCCCGCGATAGCTCACGCACTCGCCACCGTAACCGTTGTTGGGTTACAGGTCGTTCTAGAGGTGTTTACAGCGATTTTGGTTTATCTCGCAACGTTTTCCGCGAGTGGGCGCACCAAGGCTTATTACCAGGGGTAGTCAAGTCTAGCTGGTAG
- the devC gene encoding ABC transporter permease DevC, which translates to MFKKIPLAWLQLTREKPRLLIALSGIAFADILMFMQLGFREALFNSNVRLHDSLETDIVLINPQSDALLSMEPFSQRRLYQALGLQSVKSVHPIYLDFTSWKNPQTRKLRNIQVIGINPEDRLFALPGVSEKLDKVKLPDVVLFDRGSRPEFGDVTTDFNKGKIVATEVAGRQIKVGGIFELGASFGADGNIITSDRNFLEIFADKRQRGLIDIGLIRLKSGADPKIVKEQLKTYLAKDIKILTKQEYTDFEKAYWSSSTPIGFIFTLGTIIGFIVGTVIVYQILYSEVSDHLPEYATLKAMGYTQKYLLLVVFQEALILAILGYIPGFGFAMFQYAMAKNATLLPIAMTAERAITVVILTIIMCCASGAIAVRKLQAADPADIF; encoded by the coding sequence ATGTTTAAAAAAATCCCTTTGGCATGGTTGCAATTAACTAGAGAAAAACCTCGGCTTTTGATTGCTCTATCAGGAATTGCTTTTGCAGATATTCTCATGTTTATGCAGCTTGGGTTTCGAGAAGCATTGTTTAATTCTAATGTCCGCCTGCATGACAGTTTAGAGACAGATATTGTACTGATTAATCCTCAATCTGATGCTTTACTTTCAATGGAACCCTTTTCTCAAAGGCGTTTGTATCAAGCATTAGGATTGCAATCTGTAAAATCTGTACATCCAATATATTTAGATTTTACTAGCTGGAAAAATCCCCAAACTCGCAAGCTGCGTAATATTCAGGTAATTGGGATAAACCCAGAAGATCGATTGTTTGCTTTGCCTGGGGTTTCCGAAAAATTAGATAAAGTTAAGTTGCCGGATGTTGTGTTATTCGATCGCGGTTCTAGACCAGAATTTGGAGATGTTACTACAGATTTTAATAAGGGAAAAATAGTGGCAACGGAAGTCGCAGGCAGGCAAATTAAAGTAGGTGGAATATTTGAATTAGGCGCGTCTTTTGGAGCAGACGGAAATATAATTACTAGCGATCGCAATTTTTTAGAAATATTTGCTGATAAAAGGCAGCGCGGATTAATTGATATCGGATTAATCAGATTAAAATCTGGCGCAGATCCAAAAATAGTTAAAGAGCAATTAAAAACCTATTTAGCCAAAGATATCAAGATTTTAACTAAACAAGAATACACCGATTTTGAAAAAGCTTACTGGTCAAGTAGTACCCCCATCGGATTTATTTTTACTTTAGGAACAATTATCGGCTTTATTGTAGGAACAGTGATTGTTTACCAAATTCTTTATAGTGAAGTTTCCGATCACTTGCCAGAATACGCTACTTTAAAAGCAATGGGCTATACTCAAAAATACTTACTACTTGTAGTATTTCAAGAAGCTTTAATTTTAGCAATTTTAGGTTATATTCCAGGGTTTGGGTTTGCCATGTTTCAATATGCTATGGCAAAAAATGCCACATTGTTACCAATAGCTATGACCGCAGAACGGGCGATAACTGTTGTAATTTTAACTATAATTATGTGTTGTGCTTCTGGTGCGATCGCCGTCCGTAAACTCCAAGCTGCCGATCCTGCGGATATATTCTAG
- a CDS encoding UPF0175 family protein: MNIVIPEEILQASQLTEGEFRQEIALHMFQQGRLTLGYASKLADMSLNNFRQLLKQRSIPLYSYDVEDFELDLKNLRELGRL, from the coding sequence ATGAACATTGTTATCCCTGAAGAAATCTTGCAAGCGTCGCAGCTTACCGAGGGTGAGTTTCGCCAAGAGATTGCTTTGCATATGTTCCAGCAAGGTCGTTTGACGTTGGGTTATGCAAGTAAGTTAGCAGATATGTCTCTCAATAATTTTCGCCAACTCCTTAAACAGCGAAGTATCCCGCTTTACTCTTACGACGTTGAGGATTTTGAACTAGATTTGAAAAATTTACGAGAGTTAGGACGGTTGTGA
- a CDS encoding rhomboid family intramembrane serine protease: MLLDDNQTGKNKLKNTYNGVFALIIINLVIFIADKGLNLGFIRNLYLNFSSPSWYQFFTAMFCHANWAHISGNLFFLYIFGKLVEEEEGVIGVVSSYLICGLGASVMSFLFHGSSAGYSLGASGAVFGLFVVSVLIKLSWHWRRVLEVIILGQFVVERILFEFRQTGITDGVDHVAHIGGALVGVALITVLMRLEPVKKLH; this comes from the coding sequence ATGCTGCTAGACGACAATCAGACTGGAAAAAATAAGCTAAAAAACACTTATAACGGTGTTTTTGCCTTAATTATCATCAACTTGGTTATTTTTATTGCTGACAAGGGGTTAAATCTTGGCTTTATTCGTAATTTATACTTAAACTTTTCTTCTCCCTCCTGGTATCAATTTTTCACAGCAATGTTTTGTCATGCTAACTGGGCGCACATTTCAGGAAACCTATTTTTTCTCTACATCTTTGGCAAATTAGTTGAAGAAGAAGAAGGAGTTATTGGAGTTGTTAGTTCTTATTTAATCTGTGGCTTGGGCGCAAGCGTCATGAGCTTTCTATTTCACGGAAGCAGTGCGGGTTACTCTTTGGGAGCATCCGGGGCAGTTTTTGGCTTGTTTGTAGTTAGCGTTTTAATCAAATTAAGCTGGCATTGGCGCAGAGTTTTGGAAGTTATCATTCTTGGACAGTTTGTAGTTGAACGGATATTGTTTGAATTTCGCCAAACTGGAATTACTGACGGGGTAGATCATGTGGCTCATATTGGCGGCGCTTTGGTAGGCGTAGCTTTGATTACAGTGTTAATGCGCCTTGAACCCGTGAAAAAACTCCACTGA
- a CDS encoding TPM domain-containing protein — MQRFSWQRIFVYFCAIFLAGAVWTNLTPTALAFNNPDLLPTTPTPIIDLAKSLTSVQEEKLAAELDAFQTETGWKLRVLTQYDRTPGTAVKSFWGLDEKSILLVADSRGGNILNFSIGDAVYDLLPRTFWIELQTRFGNLYFVREEGEDQAIIQAIGSIEGCLRQGGCRVVPGLPREQWILTLITSVLGGVICGFAGQSRSKGQGFSWQWALIFSPLWGILFLAFGIAPVITRTSDWLPLVRNISGFLIGVLVAFLSPIFSRPSASEN, encoded by the coding sequence ATGCAGCGTTTTTCTTGGCAACGAATTTTCGTATATTTTTGTGCAATATTTTTAGCAGGGGCAGTATGGACTAACCTTACACCTACGGCATTAGCCTTTAATAATCCTGATTTACTTCCCACAACACCAACCCCAATTATTGATTTAGCAAAATCCTTAACTAGCGTCCAAGAAGAAAAGTTAGCCGCAGAATTAGATGCTTTTCAAACCGAAACAGGCTGGAAATTGCGGGTTTTGACTCAATACGATCGCACGCCGGGAACTGCTGTAAAAAGTTTTTGGGGTTTAGATGAAAAAAGTATATTACTTGTAGCCGATTCACGAGGCGGAAATATACTTAATTTTAGTATTGGCGATGCGGTTTACGACCTTTTGCCCCGTACCTTTTGGATAGAATTGCAGACGCGCTTCGGCAACTTATATTTTGTGCGGGAAGAAGGCGAAGATCAAGCAATTATTCAAGCAATTGGCTCAATTGAAGGTTGTTTGCGTCAAGGTGGTTGCCGAGTTGTACCAGGATTACCGCGCGAACAGTGGATTTTGACGTTGATTACTTCGGTACTTGGTGGGGTAATTTGTGGATTTGCAGGACAATCGCGCAGCAAAGGACAAGGTTTTTCCTGGCAATGGGCGTTAATTTTCTCGCCATTATGGGGAATTTTGTTTCTAGCCTTTGGAATTGCCCCCGTAATTACCCGTACCTCCGATTGGTTGCCATTAGTTCGGAATATCTCTGGCTTTTTAATTGGGGTTTTGGTAGCTTTCTTGTCACCAATTTTTAGCCGCCCTTCCGCTTCAGAGAATTAA